The following are encoded together in the Perca fluviatilis chromosome 23, GENO_Pfluv_1.0, whole genome shotgun sequence genome:
- the LOC120553769 gene encoding uncharacterized protein LOC120553769: MFTIPEPYQKGFPPKRRNHSFVPVSSYPATVSYDPNTVAEQLKATEDLVSLYLTPEDDFTQPPPWSRNGCLHKPKKGSKKRSIEPYTDGFPPKRRRPSFVPDSSYTASVSYDPNTAAEQVTTTEDLESLHLLSSKCDFTHSTPKPYHPTSDSIERGQKDTPLQKTSDETIHAVEAGEGSEDTGLTATAPTPPQPNRLATAEGSEDAGIAETPLTAHQSSQASLQVFPEYNVGAYLFNCIYSTEEGSDYVSCIPHTSVITVSDKKCNRGNTSVTNPVNVLEVNVPFLDKQAVPNYITNNQFEHCGALGGPEQVTLLQGEELFEYCVNTTPQQPASDGNYKQIQSELAELRKQNDALMNKLDVLQTANTQLTGLVTDFGTTLASQVRANTHLVDLVTGFGTTLANQISSLNTLIVPMIVCLKKTMNMHHPVKKNRL, translated from the exons ATGTTCACCATC CCTGAGCCATACCAGAAAGGCTTCCCGCCCAAAAGACGCAACCATTCCTTTGTTCCGGTCTCATCTTACCCGgccactgtatcttatgatcctaacacagttgcagag cAACTAAAGGCTACGGAAGACTTAGTTTCATTGTATTTGACGCCTGAGGACGATTTCACACAGCCACCCCCGTGGAGCAGAAACGGATGTCTACACAAGCCTAAGAAGGGATCTAAGAAGAGATCTATTGAg CCATACACGGACGGTTTCCCACCCAAAAGACGCCGCCCTTCCTTTGTTCCAGACTCCTCTTACACGGCCTctgtatcttatgatcctaacacagctgcagag caaGTAACGACGACCGAAGACTTAGAGTCCTTGCATTTGTTGTCGTCTAAGTGTGATTTCACACATAGTACACCAAAGCCCTACCACCCCACGAGTGACTCCATTGAGAGGGGACAAAAGGATACCCCTTTACAAAAGACAtctgatgag ACAATCCATGCCGTAGAAGCCggagaagggtctgaagacacAGGACTAACAGCGACAGCTCCTACACCCCCTCAACCAAATCGGCTAGCTACAgcagaagggtctgaagacGCCGGAATAGCAGAGACACCGCTTACAGCCCATCAATCGAGTCAGGCATCTTTGCAGGTGTTCCCTGAATATAATGTAGGTGCATACCTCTTTAACTGTATCTATAGCACAGAGGAAGGATCCGACTATGTCAGCTGTATACCACACACCTCTGTCATAACGGTGTCAGATAAAAAGTGTAACAGGGGTAATACATCAGTAACCAATCCTGTAAATGTATTAGAGGTTAACGTTCCATTCCTTGATAAGCAAGCAGTACCTAATTATATTACTAACAACCAGTTTGAACACTGTGGGGCACTAGGAGGTCCTGAGCAGGTGACATTGCTTCAGGGTGAAGAGCTTTTTGAGTATTGTGTCAACACTACACCTCAACAACCTGCGTCAGATGGcaattataaacaaatacaatcagaaTTAGCCGAATTACGAAAACAAAACGATGCTCTTATGAATAAATTAGATGTCTTGCaaacagctaacacacaattGACTGGTTTGGTCACAGACTTTGGAACAACGCTGGCCAGTCAGGTCAGAGCTAACACGCATTTGGTTGATTTGGTCACAGGTTTTGGCACCACTCTGGCCAATCAGATCAGCTCTCTCAATACGCTGATTGTACCTATGATAGTATGCCTTAAAAAGACTATGAATATGCACCacccagtaaaaaaaaacaggctatag